The proteins below come from a single Zea mays cultivar B73 chromosome 8, Zm-B73-REFERENCE-NAM-5.0, whole genome shotgun sequence genomic window:
- the LOC100281415 gene encoding heat shock 70 kDa protein 4 (The RefSeq protein has 1 substitution compared to this genomic sequence) — MSVVGFDLGNESCIVAVARQRGIDVVLNEESKRETPAIVCFGDKQRFIGTAGAASSTMNPKNSISQIKRLLGRKFSDPELQRDLASFPFRVTEGPDGFPLVHVRYLGEERTFTSTQLLAMVLSNLKGIAEGNLNAAVVDCCIGIPVYFTDLQRRAVLDAATIAGLRPLRLFHETTATALAYGIYKTDLPENDQLNVAFVDIGHASMQVSVVGYRKGQLKMLSHTYDRSLGGRDFDEALFKHFAAKFKEEYKIDVYQNARACIRLRVACEKLKKVLSANPEAPLNIECLMDEKDVRGFIKREEFEQISASVLERVKGPLEKALAEAGLTTENVHFVEVVGSGSRVPAIIKIITDFFGKEPRRTMNASECVARGCALQCAILSPTFKVREFQVNDGFPFSIALSWNGDSQNAPQQTLVFQKGNAIPSTKALTIFKSSTFEVDVLYVDPDNSQIPQKISTYTIGPFQTSNGEKAKLKVKVRLNIHGTVTVDSVIMLEEDVEVPVSSANEAPNDTMKMDTDDVPSDPAAGSDVTMQEQPPAAGNGAQDNEEKSVSMETDAKVEPSKKKVKKTTVPVHELVYGALAAADLQKAVEKEYEMALQDRVMEETKEKKNAVEAYVYDMRNKLYDKYSDFVTPEDKEGLIGKLQEVEDWLYEDGEDETKGVYIAKLEELKKVGDPIEVRFKEWEIRGSAVSQLLYCIKSFREAALSKDQKFEHIDMSEKQKVISECSEAETWLMEKRQQQDALPKHANPVLLVADLKKKAETLDRFCKPIMTKPKPVPKPQTPPPAETQAPEPQTPEQQRSNGESTTSEGAAEEPPAEQMETDKPEGATDPSA; from the exons ATGAGCGTGGTGGGGTTCGACCTCGGCAATGAGAGCTGTATCGTGGCGGTTGCGCGGCAGCGTGGCATCGACGTGGTTCTCAACGAGGAGTCCAAGCGCGAGACACCCGCCATCGTTTGCTTCGGGGACAAGCAGCGGTTCATCGGCACCGCCGGCGCCGCGTCCTCCACCATGAACCCCAAAAACTCCATCTCTCAGATTAAGCGCCTGCTCGGCCGCAAGTTCTCAGATCCCGAGCTGCAGCGCGATCTCGCCTCCTTCCCATTCCGAGTCACGGAGGGCCCCGATGGTTTTCCCCTGGTCCATGTACGGTACCTGGGCGAGGAGCGGACGTTCACCTCCACCCAGCTGCTTGCCATGGTGCTGTCCAATTTGAAGGGCATTGCTGAGGGTAACCTGAATGCCGCAGTTGTTGATTGTTGCATTGGTATCCCGGTCTACTTCACAGATCTGCAGCGCAGGGCTGTTCTTGATGCTGCTACTATTGCGGGTCTCCGGCCATTGCGATTGTTCCATGAGACGACAGCCACTGCTCTGGCATATGGTATTTATAAGACTGATCTCCCAGAGAATGACCAGTTGAATGTTGCATTTGTCGATATCGGTCATGCAAGCATGCAGGTTAGTGTTGTCGGTTACAGGAAGGGACAGCTCAAGATGTTGTCCCATACATACGACCGGTCTCTTGGTGGGAGGGACTTCGATGAGGCCCTGTTTAAGCACTTTGCAGCTAAATTTAAAGAGGAATATAAGATTGATGTGTACCAGAATGCGCGGGCATGTATTAGGTTGCGTGTGGCATGTGAGAAACTTAAGAAGGTGCTGAGTGCCAACCCAGAGGCCCCACTGAACATTGAGTGCTTGATGGATGAAAAGGATGTGCGGGGTTTTATCAAGAGGGAGGAGTTTGAACAGATCAGTGCCTCTGTGCTGGAACGCGTGAAAGGGCCACTGGAGAAGGCCTTGGCTGAAGCTGGGTTGACTACTGAAAATGTGCACTTTGTTGAGGTTGTCGGATCTGGTTCTCGTGTTCCGGCTATAATCAAGATAATTACTGATTTTTTTGGGAAGGAACCAAGACGTACCATGAATGCAAGCGAGTGTGTTGCGCGAGGATGCGCTCTTCAATGTGCTATTCTCAGCCCCACTTTCAAAGTGCGAGAATTCCAG GTCAATGATGGGTTTCCTTTCTCAATTGCATTGTCATGGAATGGAGACTCCCAGAATGCACCCCAACAAACCCTTGTATTCCAAAAGGGGAATGCAATTCCTAGCACTAAAGCTCTTACCATCTTTAAATCCAGCACATTTGAAGTTGATGTTTTGTATGTCGACCCAGATAACTCACAAATTCCACAAAAAATAAGCACTTACACA ATTGGCCCTTTCCAAACCTCCAACGGAGAGAAGGCCAAACTGAAAGTGAAAGTGCGTCTCAACATCCATGGGACCGTTACAGTTGATTCGGTGATA ATGCTGGAGGAGGATGTGGAAGTTCCAGTCTCATCTGCAAATGAAGCTCCAAACGATACTATGAAGATGGACACAGATGATGTGCCAAGTGATCCTGCTGCTGGATCTGATGTGACTATGCAGGAGCAGCCTCCTGCAGCTGGAAATGGAGCACAAGATAATGAGGAAAAGTCTGTTTCGATGGAAACTGATGCAAAG GTTGAGCCGTCAAAAAAGAAAGTTAAGAAAACTACTGTTCCGGTCCATGAGTTGGTCTATGGGGCCTTGGCTGCAGCTGACCTGCAGAAGGCTGTAGAGAAAGAGTATGAGATGGCTCTTCAAGACAGAGTAATGGAAGAAACAAAGGAGAAGAAGAATGCTGTTGAAGCTTATGTGTATGACATGCGTAACAAG CTATATGACAAGTACAGTGATTTTGTCACACCTGAGGACAAGGAAGGTTTGATCGGTAAACTTCAGGAGGTTGAAGACTGGCTCTATGAAGATGGCGAGGATGAGACCAAGGGAGTTTATATTGCTAAACTAGAAGAACTTAAAAAG GTTGGTGATCCTATTGAGGTGCGCTTCAAAGAATGGGAGATTAGAGGTTCTGCTGTTAGCCAACTGCTATACTGCATAAAAAGCTTCAGAGAAGCTGCACTGTCTAAGGACCAGAAGTTTGAACACATAGACATGTCAGAAAAGCAAAAG GTCATTAGCGAGTGTTCGGAAGCAGAGACTTGGCTAATGGAGAAAAGGCAGCAGCAGGATGCTCTGCCAAAGCATGCTAATCCGGTCCTCCTTGCTGCTGACCTTAAGAAGAAAGCTGAAACACTTGACAG GTTCTGCAAGCCGATCATGACGAAACCGAAGCCAGTTCCTAAGCCACAGACTCCGCCTCCGGCAGAAACCCAAGCTCCTGAGCCTCAGACACCGGAGCAGCAGCGATCAAATGGCGAAAGCACAACCAGCGAGGGAGCTGCAGAGGAGCCTCCAGCCGAGCAGATGGAGACAGACAAACCTGAGGGAGCCACAGATCCCTCGGCTTAG